Proteins found in one Zea mays cultivar B73 chromosome 1, Zm-B73-REFERENCE-NAM-5.0, whole genome shotgun sequence genomic segment:
- the LOC100276394 gene encoding uncharacterized LOC100276394 (The RefSeq protein has 2 substitutions compared to this genomic sequence), whose amino-acid sequence MMGCLFACFRASGGDGEVKGTGGQLAHPSQPPVTTTTTSHQVQDGAGRRAMPPSRNALSAVFQREDEGSRTAQVASSWADESGERKEMDQELVHQAIIQRSCGALLQTTNNIQGALIKYADSVHQKETHSGCLPVVSDDLHFMEAPKVEKCETPSRSHQSFTVPDATSSSKTNDELQTSATSLANNVKDSMNENNMEALVQDEEQHQALDLEECGVSKEESFHPEKTEEPKCAKNHHVVSMEISISDECSLFQSSEGSVPSSYKIRESMNTTSVEKSPKTEATIHATRKKLPKSDNSELELPSLAQWLKPPNPKKTFRDEAMAGDRSHSGKSSDEDRPIIGMVAAHWKDKVPLPANFTSKLRDGNGIPNSTNKYKEDQKVSWHATPFEERLEKALSEEKLLSERSCSSGKTSQFLGVEGEESDMAESNRLYTTAYACQFSSASHEPQKLSV is encoded by the exons ATGATGGGGTGCCTCTTCGCCTGCTTCCGCGCGTCCGGCGGCGATGGCGAGGTGAAGGGCACCGGCGGCCAGCTCGCGCATCCGTCCCAGCCCcccgcgacgacgacgacgaccagccacCAGGTCCAG GATGGCGCGGGCAGGAGGGCCAGGCCGCCGTCGAGGAACGCGCTCTCCGCCGTGTTCCAGCGAGAAG ATGAGGGATCAAGGACGGCGCAAGTGGCGAGCTCGTGGGCGGACGAGAGTGGCGAGAGGAAGGAGATGGATCAGGAGCTTGTGCATCAG GCCATTATCCAAAGAAGCTGTGGTGCGTTGCTGCAAACTACAAATAACATTCAAGGAGCGCTCATCAAATATGCTGATTCAGTTCATCAGAAGGAAACACATTCAGGATGTCTTCCTGTTGTGTCTGATGATCTACATTTCATGGAAGCGCCGAAGGTTGAGAAATGTGAAACTCCTTCAAGGTCTCATCAGAGTTTCACTGTTCCAGATGCAACGAG TTCTTCAAAAACAAACGATGAGTTGCAGACTTCCGCTACTTCCCTTGCAAATAATGTGAAAGATTCGATGAATGAGAACAACATGGAGGCACTTGTGCAGGATGAAGAGCAACACCAAGCTCTGGATCTTGAAGAATGTGGGGTCTCAAAAGAAGAATCCTTTCACCCTGAAAAAACAGAGGAACCAAAGTGCGCAAAGAATCACCATGTGGTCTCCATGGAAATTTCAATATCTGATGAATGCTCCCTTTTCCAGAGCTCTGAGGGTTCTGTACCATCTTCTTACAAGATAAGAGAGAGCATGAACACAACATCTGTGGAGAAGTCCCCGAAAACTGAGGCAACTATCCATGCCACCAGAAAGAAGTTACCGAAGAGCGATAATTCAGAACTGGAGCTCCCAAGCTTAGCCCAATGGTTGAAGCCCCCAAATCCTAAGAAGACATTCAGAGATGAGGCCATGGCAGGAGACAGGTCTCATTCGGGTAAGAGTTCAGATGAGGATAGGCCTATTATTGGAATGGTTGCAGCACATTGGAAAGATAAGGTGCCACTGCCAGCAAATTTTACCTCTAAATTGCGGGATGGAAATGGCATTCCCAATTCAACAAATAAGTACAAAGAA GACCAAAAGGTGAGTTGGCATGCAACGCCATTTGAGGAGAGGCTCGAGAAGGCTTTATCCGAAGAGAAGTTGCTGTCTGAAAG GAGCTGTTCGAGTGGAAAGACGTCTCAGTTTTTAGGAGTGGAAGGCGAGGAGAGTGACATGGCCGAATCTAACCGTCTGTACACCACTGCTTATGCATGCCAATTCAGTTCTGCTAGCCATGAGCCACAGAAGCTTTCAGTATAA